One genomic window of Diospyros lotus cultivar Yz01 chromosome 8, ASM1463336v1, whole genome shotgun sequence includes the following:
- the LOC127807135 gene encoding nudix hydrolase 15, mitochondrial-like isoform X1 has product MKSENYFHGSQGLGILARRLQQYKPTPTFTDVEAPKVPAGSVESANPVIQQPQRVGSGRAAVLICLFEGDDGDLRVILTKRSSRLSTHSGEVALPGGKAEEGDADDVETAIREAKEEIGLDPSLVNVVTVLEPFLSKYCIRVTPVIGILYDKRAFSPTPDVAEVEEVFDVPLEMFIKVENWRANEIEWMGAKHLLHYFDYETDSKEFVIWGLTARILIRAASIVYQRPPAFLDQISKYKMSKL; this is encoded by the exons ATGAAGTCAGAAAACTATTTTCATGGATCCCAAGGCCTCGGCATCTTAGCTCGACGGCTACAACAGTACAAACCCACTCCAACATTCACTGACGTTGAAGCGCCTAAAGTCCCGGCGGGATCTGTGGAATCTGCAAACCCAGTTATCCAACAACCCCAAAGAGTCGGATCCGGTAGAGCCGCTGTTCTGATCTGTCTCTTTGAAGGCGACGATGGCGATCTTCGTGTCATTCTCACCAAGCGGTCTTCTAGGCTCTCCACTCACTCAG GTGAGGTTGCATTGCCAGGGGGAAAAGCAGAGGAGGGAGATGCAGATGATGTCGAAACGGCGATTCGGGAAGCTAAGGAGGAGATAGGGTTAGATCCTTCTCTAGTGAATGTTGTGACAGTCCTTGAACCGTTCTTGTCTaag TATTGCATCAGAGTAACTCCTGTCATTGGTATACTTTATGACAAAAGGGCATTCAGTCCTACTCCAGATGTTGCTGAAGTGGAAGAAGTATTTGATGTTCCCTTGGAGATGTTTATAAAG GTTGAAAATTGGAGAGCAAACGAGATAGAGTGGATGGGTGCGAAGCACCTGCTTCATTACTTCGACTATGAAACAGATAGTAAAGAGTTTGTGATATGGGGCTTAACTGCTAGGATTTTGATTAGGGCAGCATCAATCGTGTACCAAAGACCACCGGCTTTTCTGGATCAGATATCCAAATACAAG ATGTCGAAGTTATGA
- the LOC127807135 gene encoding nudix hydrolase 15, mitochondrial-like isoform X2 produces the protein MKSENYFHGSQGLGILARRLQQYKPTPTFTDVEAPKVPAGSVESANPVIQQPQRVGSGRAAVLICLFEGDDGDLRVILTKRSSRLSTHSGEVALPGGKAEEGDADDVETAIREAKEEIGVTPVIGILYDKRAFSPTPDVAEVEEVFDVPLEMFIKVENWRANEIEWMGAKHLLHYFDYETDSKEFVIWGLTARILIRAASIVYQRPPAFLDQISKYKMSKL, from the exons ATGAAGTCAGAAAACTATTTTCATGGATCCCAAGGCCTCGGCATCTTAGCTCGACGGCTACAACAGTACAAACCCACTCCAACATTCACTGACGTTGAAGCGCCTAAAGTCCCGGCGGGATCTGTGGAATCTGCAAACCCAGTTATCCAACAACCCCAAAGAGTCGGATCCGGTAGAGCCGCTGTTCTGATCTGTCTCTTTGAAGGCGACGATGGCGATCTTCGTGTCATTCTCACCAAGCGGTCTTCTAGGCTCTCCACTCACTCAG GTGAGGTTGCATTGCCAGGGGGAAAAGCAGAGGAGGGAGATGCAGATGATGTCGAAACGGCGATTCGGGAAGCTAAGGAGGAGATAGG AGTAACTCCTGTCATTGGTATACTTTATGACAAAAGGGCATTCAGTCCTACTCCAGATGTTGCTGAAGTGGAAGAAGTATTTGATGTTCCCTTGGAGATGTTTATAAAG GTTGAAAATTGGAGAGCAAACGAGATAGAGTGGATGGGTGCGAAGCACCTGCTTCATTACTTCGACTATGAAACAGATAGTAAAGAGTTTGTGATATGGGGCTTAACTGCTAGGATTTTGATTAGGGCAGCATCAATCGTGTACCAAAGACCACCGGCTTTTCTGGATCAGATATCCAAATACAAG ATGTCGAAGTTATGA